From one Gracilimonas sp. genomic stretch:
- a CDS encoding two-component regulator propeller domain-containing protein, with the protein MRKIILTGFFALVFCVAKAQKYNIKTYSVNDGLPSSQVYDVHLDDDGLVWFATAYGLVKFDGFDFETYGEGNGLRDELIFDIFEDSKKRFWVSTETGGVGFLEGDSVRYDPAFSALDSMLINYIIESEDGEMWFGTNAHGVMIWDGDSFKNLSTEKGLPSDQIWDIQFYRDNEAWIATMDGVAVFEDEKGVFKTWKKEDGLSGGTAYQAFQASDKTIWIPTSSGITLISEEDELTNITEINGQKLGYVYNIAQDNDDLIWIGTERKGLYWFDGEDFTHITKKNGLSSNYIYRLIKANDGTIWVATDGNGVSIFKDKQFRFYDKDSGVNSNSIYSLFKDDEGVIWFGKEGGLGSYQDGEFKSYDIPKEIFDEDEIWDIEQLPNGNLLLLTYSYWIIEFDGEKFFRSSINEPLMDYYINDILVDDNGEIWIGTGQSMIKYNGGDLEILEPSSEYWQSYVNLIYKDSKGNIWMGTEGGVAKFNGKDFVFYTESEGLKGPSIYEIREDSRGNIWIGTNKGLSVLKKFDEGERSEKFEVFESDEIFLPETISLLFDKEGGLWQGTNGGLNYYDVEHWYKSGEMNKVHFALRDYGKGLEFNGAAAIADDDGKLWFGTASEGLLQYDSNVPPTSIHDRAPLTFIRRVFVNGQKVYDQNAAINDVEKIELDYHQKNIEIEYGAVNYKDPARIFYRYRLNGFEENWNTGYDKREAVYTNLNPGEYTFEVMSKSTTSEWSGIASSITINIDKPFWLSGWFILLSLASLGAVIFFYVQMYVSIIEKKKLKELVDEQTAHLQSALSEKEVLIKEIHHRVKNNMAVVSGLLDLQSWKMQDGQAKLALENSKLRIQTMSSIHEKLYQNKDLSKINFKLFAEDLVHKVASSLKGDNKDVKVDLDIEEGNISVNSAIPCGLILNEALCNCYEHAFKETDKGNIEVVFKSINENEYTLVVKDNGVGIPENITNSKLTTLGLTLINSLVSQIKGTIQYKNEKGTTIRIVIPK; encoded by the coding sequence TTGAGAAAAATAATCTTAACAGGGTTTTTTGCACTGGTTTTTTGTGTGGCTAAGGCACAAAAATATAATATAAAAACCTACTCAGTAAATGATGGCCTTCCCTCCAGCCAGGTTTATGATGTGCATTTAGATGATGATGGCTTGGTATGGTTTGCCACGGCCTACGGCTTAGTGAAGTTTGATGGGTTTGATTTTGAGACTTATGGTGAAGGCAATGGACTGAGAGATGAACTCATTTTTGACATCTTTGAAGACTCTAAGAAGCGATTCTGGGTTTCTACCGAGACAGGAGGTGTGGGCTTTTTAGAAGGGGATTCTGTGAGATATGATCCGGCCTTCTCTGCTTTAGACAGCATGCTCATAAATTATATCATCGAATCGGAAGATGGTGAAATGTGGTTTGGAACTAATGCACACGGGGTGATGATTTGGGACGGAGATTCCTTTAAAAACCTTTCTACAGAAAAGGGACTTCCCAGTGACCAGATTTGGGATATTCAATTCTACAGAGATAACGAAGCCTGGATTGCTACCATGGATGGAGTGGCTGTATTTGAAGATGAGAAAGGCGTTTTTAAAACATGGAAAAAAGAAGATGGCTTGAGTGGAGGAACTGCCTATCAGGCTTTTCAAGCCTCCGATAAAACAATCTGGATTCCTACAAGCTCAGGTATAACACTTATAAGCGAAGAAGATGAGCTAACTAATATCACCGAAATTAACGGACAGAAATTAGGTTACGTTTATAACATTGCTCAAGATAATGATGACTTGATCTGGATTGGAACCGAGCGGAAAGGGTTGTACTGGTTTGATGGAGAAGATTTTACGCATATCACCAAAAAAAATGGACTGAGCAGCAATTATATATATCGTCTCATTAAAGCCAATGACGGAACCATTTGGGTAGCAACAGATGGGAATGGCGTCAGCATTTTTAAGGACAAACAGTTCAGGTTTTATGATAAGGACTCTGGTGTTAATTCAAATTCTATCTACAGTCTTTTTAAAGATGATGAAGGGGTGATTTGGTTCGGAAAGGAAGGGGGTTTGGGAAGTTATCAAGATGGGGAATTTAAGTCTTATGACATCCCTAAAGAGATATTTGATGAAGATGAAATCTGGGATATTGAACAACTGCCCAATGGCAATCTTCTGTTGCTAACCTACAGTTACTGGATTATTGAGTTTGATGGAGAAAAGTTTTTCCGTTCGTCCATAAATGAGCCATTAATGGACTATTACATCAATGATATTCTGGTTGATGATAATGGAGAAATATGGATAGGAACCGGGCAGTCTATGATAAAGTATAACGGCGGAGATCTGGAGATTTTAGAACCAAGTTCTGAATACTGGCAATCGTATGTGAACCTGATCTATAAAGACAGTAAAGGCAATATTTGGATGGGAACAGAAGGGGGAGTCGCAAAATTCAATGGGAAAGACTTTGTGTTTTACACAGAAAGCGAAGGTCTTAAGGGCCCCAGTATTTATGAGATCAGAGAAGATTCCAGAGGAAACATCTGGATAGGTACTAATAAGGGGCTGTCTGTTTTAAAGAAATTTGACGAAGGGGAGAGGTCAGAAAAGTTTGAAGTTTTTGAGTCTGATGAGATCTTTTTGCCAGAAACCATATCCTTGCTTTTTGATAAAGAAGGCGGGCTTTGGCAGGGAACTAATGGCGGACTTAATTATTATGATGTGGAGCACTGGTACAAAAGTGGAGAAATGAATAAAGTGCATTTTGCACTCCGTGATTATGGCAAAGGGTTAGAGTTTAATGGAGCGGCAGCCATAGCGGATGATGATGGTAAGCTATGGTTTGGTACTGCTTCCGAAGGATTGCTTCAGTATGATTCTAACGTACCTCCAACTTCAATTCATGACAGAGCTCCTTTAACTTTTATAAGAAGAGTTTTTGTAAATGGGCAAAAAGTTTATGATCAAAATGCAGCTATAAATGACGTTGAGAAAATTGAACTCGATTACCATCAAAAGAATATTGAAATTGAGTATGGTGCTGTAAACTATAAGGATCCTGCCCGCATTTTCTATAGATACCGATTGAATGGCTTTGAAGAGAATTGGAACACCGGCTATGATAAAAGAGAGGCTGTTTATACAAATCTAAATCCGGGCGAATACACCTTTGAGGTAATGTCGAAATCAACTACCTCAGAATGGAGTGGTATTGCTTCTTCTATTACAATAAATATCGACAAACCTTTCTGGCTTTCTGGTTGGTTTATTCTGCTAAGTCTTGCCTCTTTAGGGGCTGTAATCTTCTTTTATGTGCAAATGTATGTGAGCATTATCGAGAAAAAGAAATTAAAGGAATTGGTTGACGAACAGACAGCTCATTTACAGTCTGCTCTTTCCGAAAAGGAAGTGCTCATTAAAGAGATTCACCATAGAGTCAAGAATAATATGGCTGTAGTTTCAGGATTGCTGGATTTACAAAGCTGGAAAATGCAGGATGGACAGGCTAAATTAGCATTGGAAAACAGCAAGCTTCGCATTCAAACCATGTCTTCTATCCATGAAAAGCTGTATCAGAATAAGGACCTTTCAAAAATTAATTTTAAGTTATTTGCAGAAGATTTAGTACATAAAGTTGCAAGCTCACTTAAAGGGGATAACAAGGATGTAAAGGTTGATCTTGATATTGAAGAGGGGAATATTAGCGTGAATTCTGCTATTCCCTGTGGTCTCATTCTGAATGAAGCATTGTGCAATTGCTATGAACATGCTTTTAAGGAAACAGATAAAGGTAATATTGAAGTCGTCTTTAAATCAATTAATGAAAATGAATATACCTTGGTTGTGAAGGACAATGGAGTTGGTATTCCTGAAAATATCACCAACTCGAAATTGACCACGCTTGGTCTTACGCTCATCAATTCATTGGTTTCCCAAATAAAAGGAACTATTCAGTATAAAAATGAAAAAGGGACCACTATCCGCATAGTGATCCCTAAATAA
- a CDS encoding amidohydrolase family protein has protein sequence MKYLASLFFACILFSTTHAQDNWDVTNPPLGDSTHVSFTTDEGTWMNLDVSPDGQEIVFDLLGDIYTMPINGGKATLLRGGHAYEIHPRFSPDGMQISFTSDAGGGDNIWVMDLDGENARQVTNESFRLLNNAVWTPDGEYIIAKKHFSSTRSLGAGEIWMYHKSGGSGIQLVEKANAQQDIGEPWVSPDGRYVYYSQAVYPGGYFQYNKDPNSQIYQIRRYDREKGDIETVTGGNGGAIRPQISPDGKKMAFVRRVRTKSVLYLRDLDTGREYPVYENLSKDMQEAWAIFGPNANFNWMPDNRHIIIWANGKINKIDTQTGESEVIPFEVESTHNIVKAVRFKQDIAAPDEFRVKAVRQLVTSPDGRTLVWSAAGYLWTKLLPDGSPRRVTNSTDFEFEPAFSPDGKSIAYVSWSDENMGAVNVVQLNSGQRASTPRKVTSEKGIYREPRFSPDGNTIVFRKESGNGQQGFVHTLNPGVYTIPTRGGTETMITDEGAKPRFNSAGDRIYYQTGGYIFGAIDKSYKSVNLRGEDEQTHFTSSYGHEFVPSPDGEWMAFSNLHKVYIAPIPKTGKTIELAPNTKSVPVKQVSSEAGYHMHWSANSDKLHWTLGEEYFSVDLKDTFSFVEGAPDALPEPPGSGQKLELDLETYVPEGSIAFTNARIITMQGDTVLENASILVEGNRIKAMGTDIQIPSSAKVIDATGKTIMPGIVDVHAHIGNFRLGVSPQQQWEYYANLAYGVTTAHDPSSNSEMIFSHAEAIKAGHMVGPRVFSTGVILYGADGSIKAEINSYEDALFALERTKAWGAFSVKSYNQPRRNQRQQVIKAAQELEMMVMPEGGSTFTHNMSMILDGHTGIEHNIPVAPLYNDVIQLWAASETGYTPTHVVNYGSMSGEYYFYQKNNVWENEKLLTFTPRSVIDPRSRHRTMIPDEEYENGHILTAESDKKLADAGVKVNLGAHGQLQGLGAHWELWMFEQGGMTNMEALRVATLNGAHYLGMDHEIGSLKEGKLADLIVLDENPLEDIRNTNSVTYTMVNGRLFDTATMNEVGNQPKERLPFWWERNGYSDEFDWHAITLEAAGLQCTCFGSH, from the coding sequence ATGAAATACTTAGCCTCTTTATTTTTTGCCTGCATATTATTTTCAACAACACATGCCCAGGACAATTGGGATGTCACAAATCCCCCTCTTGGAGATTCTACCCATGTTTCTTTTACCACTGACGAGGGAACCTGGATGAATTTAGATGTAAGCCCGGATGGACAGGAAATCGTCTTCGACTTACTGGGTGATATATATACCATGCCTATTAATGGAGGGAAAGCTACGCTTCTTAGAGGCGGACATGCATATGAGATACATCCACGGTTTAGCCCGGATGGAATGCAGATTTCTTTTACCAGTGATGCTGGCGGAGGTGACAATATCTGGGTGATGGACCTTGATGGTGAAAATGCCCGACAGGTAACCAATGAAAGTTTCCGATTGCTCAATAATGCTGTTTGGACACCCGATGGCGAGTATATCATCGCCAAAAAACATTTTTCTTCCACTCGTTCTCTGGGAGCCGGTGAAATCTGGATGTATCATAAATCTGGTGGAAGCGGGATTCAGCTTGTAGAAAAAGCGAATGCACAACAGGATATCGGCGAGCCATGGGTTTCTCCGGATGGCCGATATGTATACTACAGTCAGGCTGTATATCCCGGCGGATATTTTCAATATAACAAAGACCCAAACAGCCAGATTTATCAAATTCGCCGCTACGACCGTGAGAAAGGCGATATTGAAACCGTAACCGGAGGTAATGGCGGAGCGATCAGGCCTCAGATCTCACCGGATGGTAAAAAAATGGCGTTTGTACGCAGAGTTCGCACAAAATCAGTCCTGTATTTAAGGGATCTGGATACCGGAAGAGAGTACCCGGTCTATGAAAATCTGAGTAAAGACATGCAGGAAGCCTGGGCAATTTTTGGCCCCAATGCTAACTTCAACTGGATGCCTGACAACCGGCATATCATCATTTGGGCAAATGGTAAAATCAATAAAATTGATACCCAAACAGGGGAATCCGAAGTCATACCTTTTGAGGTTGAATCCACTCACAACATTGTAAAAGCCGTACGGTTTAAGCAAGATATTGCTGCTCCTGATGAATTCAGAGTAAAAGCCGTACGCCAGCTGGTTACCTCTCCGGATGGGCGCACACTGGTTTGGAGTGCTGCTGGTTATCTTTGGACAAAATTACTCCCGGATGGCTCTCCAAGACGTGTTACCAACTCAACTGACTTTGAGTTTGAACCTGCATTCTCTCCTGATGGCAAATCAATAGCCTATGTTTCCTGGAGTGATGAGAATATGGGAGCTGTAAATGTAGTTCAGCTAAATTCTGGCCAGCGGGCTTCTACACCCCGTAAAGTAACATCAGAAAAAGGAATATACAGAGAACCCCGTTTTTCACCTGATGGAAATACCATCGTTTTCCGTAAGGAAAGCGGGAACGGGCAGCAGGGCTTTGTTCACACACTGAATCCCGGTGTCTATACTATACCGACACGGGGCGGTACTGAAACGATGATCACTGATGAAGGTGCCAAGCCACGGTTCAACTCTGCCGGAGATCGTATCTATTATCAAACCGGTGGATATATTTTTGGTGCTATCGATAAATCGTACAAAAGTGTGAACCTCCGCGGCGAAGACGAACAAACACACTTTACTTCCAGTTATGGACATGAGTTTGTTCCAAGCCCTGATGGAGAATGGATGGCTTTCTCTAACCTGCATAAAGTATATATCGCCCCCATTCCTAAAACAGGAAAAACCATTGAACTGGCACCTAATACTAAATCAGTTCCTGTGAAACAGGTCTCTTCCGAAGCAGGCTACCATATGCACTGGTCGGCAAACAGCGACAAGCTTCACTGGACACTAGGTGAGGAATATTTCTCTGTTGACCTCAAAGATACGTTTTCATTTGTAGAAGGGGCCCCAGATGCACTTCCGGAACCACCTGGAAGCGGTCAAAAACTAGAACTTGATCTCGAAACATATGTACCCGAAGGCTCCATTGCCTTTACCAATGCCCGCATTATTACCATGCAGGGAGATACCGTATTAGAAAATGCCTCTATTCTTGTAGAAGGAAATCGAATCAAAGCTATGGGGACTGATATTCAGATACCTTCCTCCGCAAAAGTCATTGATGCAACCGGAAAGACCATCATGCCTGGTATAGTGGATGTTCATGCACATATTGGGAATTTCCGATTGGGCGTAAGCCCACAGCAACAGTGGGAATACTATGCAAACCTCGCTTATGGAGTTACTACTGCTCATGACCCTTCTTCCAATTCTGAAATGATTTTCTCCCACGCCGAGGCTATCAAAGCCGGGCATATGGTTGGTCCCCGCGTGTTTTCAACCGGGGTGATTCTGTATGGTGCCGATGGTTCCATCAAAGCGGAAATCAACAGTTATGAAGATGCCCTTTTTGCTTTAGAAAGAACCAAAGCCTGGGGAGCTTTTTCCGTGAAGAGCTATAACCAGCCTCGCAGAAATCAGCGACAGCAGGTTATTAAAGCGGCTCAGGAACTGGAAATGATGGTAATGCCAGAAGGTGGATCAACCTTCACTCACAACATGAGTATGATTCTTGACGGACATACCGGAATTGAGCACAACATTCCGGTAGCGCCTCTTTACAATGATGTGATTCAGCTTTGGGCAGCCAGCGAAACAGGTTATACGCCAACACATGTTGTGAATTACGGAAGTATGAGCGGTGAGTACTATTTCTATCAGAAGAACAACGTTTGGGAGAATGAGAAACTCCTGACATTCACTCCCCGCAGCGTAATTGATCCTCGCTCCCGTCACAGAACCATGATTCCTGATGAAGAATATGAAAACGGACATATTCTAACTGCAGAGTCAGATAAAAAACTGGCAGATGCTGGCGTTAAAGTAAACCTCGGTGCTCATGGTCAGCTACAGGGACTTGGTGCTCACTGGGAGCTCTGGATGTTTGAGCAGGGGGGCATGACCAACATGGAAGCGTTACGTGTCGCTACACTGAATGGTGCTCACTACCTGGGAATGGATCATGAAATCGGCTCCCTCAAAGAAGGAAAACTAGCCGATCTGATTGTGCTGGATGAAAACCCATTAGAAGATATCCGAAACACAAACTCCGTTACTTACACTATGGTGAACGGTCGTTTGTTTGACACTGCTACTATGAATGAAGTAGGCAATCAGCCCAAAGAACGACTACCGTTTTGGTGGGAGCGCAATGGCTACAGTGATGAATTCGACTGGCATGCCATTACACTTGAAGCAGCTGGTTTACAATGTACCTGCTTCGGAAGTCACTAA
- a CDS encoding DUF3667 domain-containing protein, which translates to MTSCNNCGTKYEGNFCPNCGQKPNSGRIVFRESVRDILEHYFDFDAPLFRTIKGMITKPGKIIREYIHGKRKSYAHPFRFYVLILAMYIIVQQLISFDPISTFSEILGAREAPNPDTAATKGSYFYARHINIFMLIYAFTLSLFSRLFFRKSGFHYAEYLALAFFVIAEYVFINTFIMLGTLISPYFFVLNYLLVLIYPIYVLLSFHQQYNFRNILKAIATSIFAWVLYVLSGQALAILIIKLFNL; encoded by the coding sequence ATGACATCATGCAATAACTGTGGCACAAAGTATGAAGGGAATTTCTGCCCTAATTGTGGGCAGAAACCTAATTCTGGCCGGATTGTATTTCGGGAATCGGTAAGGGATATATTGGAACACTACTTTGACTTTGACGCCCCACTTTTCAGAACCATAAAAGGTATGATCACAAAACCCGGAAAGATTATCCGGGAATATATTCATGGGAAACGGAAGTCATATGCTCATCCATTCCGATTTTATGTTCTCATTCTTGCTATGTATATCATTGTCCAACAACTCATAAGCTTCGATCCTATTTCAACGTTTTCCGAAATACTTGGGGCCCGTGAAGCTCCAAACCCGGATACTGCAGCTACAAAAGGCTCTTACTTTTATGCAAGGCATATTAATATTTTCATGCTGATTTATGCATTTACACTGAGCCTGTTTTCAAGACTTTTTTTCAGAAAATCGGGCTTTCATTACGCAGAATATCTTGCCCTCGCTTTCTTTGTGATTGCTGAGTACGTATTTATAAATACATTCATCATGTTGGGCACCCTGATCTCCCCCTACTTTTTTGTTCTGAATTATCTGCTCGTACTTATTTACCCAATTTATGTTTTGCTTAGTTTTCACCAGCAATACAACTTTCGTAATATTCTCAAAGCAATAGCAACTTCCATCTTTGCCTGGGTTCTATACGTTTTAAGTGGACAAGCACTAGCTATTTTAATTATTAAGCTATTCAATCTATGA
- a CDS encoding DNA alkylation repair protein, whose amino-acid sequence MKHSDVLGELKKYANPEKAKHSTRFFKAGPGEYGEGDKFLGIKVPDQRKVAKKYRNLSATEIKPLLDNEYHEVRLTAALIMVYKVEKGGQEELENMTRLYLNNLSGFNNWDIIDSSCHKILGPFLENKERDLLYDFARSDDLWKKRISVITCYHFIRNNDYEDALAISEILVHDAHDLIHKAVGWMLREIGNRDLETEETFLKKYYQNMPRTMLRYAIEKFDEPLRLKYLNGKI is encoded by the coding sequence ATGAAACACTCAGACGTTCTCGGTGAACTAAAAAAATACGCTAATCCTGAAAAGGCAAAACACTCCACTCGTTTTTTTAAAGCTGGCCCTGGAGAATACGGCGAAGGGGATAAATTCCTTGGCATCAAAGTTCCGGATCAGCGCAAAGTTGCCAAAAAATACCGGAATCTCTCTGCTACTGAAATAAAACCTTTGCTGGACAATGAATATCACGAAGTGCGACTTACAGCAGCGCTAATTATGGTATATAAGGTGGAAAAAGGTGGACAGGAAGAGCTGGAAAATATGACACGTTTATATCTCAACAATCTATCCGGATTTAATAACTGGGATATCATTGACAGTTCCTGCCATAAGATTTTAGGGCCTTTTTTGGAAAATAAAGAACGGGATCTTTTATATGATTTCGCCCGGTCTGATGATCTCTGGAAAAAGCGTATTTCTGTAATAACCTGCTATCATTTTATCCGGAATAATGATTATGAAGATGCATTGGCTATTTCAGAGATATTGGTTCATGATGCCCATGACCTCATCCATAAAGCGGTAGGCTGGATGCTTAGGGAAATCGGGAATCGTGACCTTGAAACAGAAGAAACGTTTTTAAAGAAATATTACCAAAATATGCCCAGAACTATGCTTCGTTATGCTATTGAGAAGTTTGATGAGCCGCTGCGTTTAAAGTATCTCAATGGCAAGATTTAA
- a CDS encoding HAMP domain-containing sensor histidine kinase, producing the protein MIKSFRFGIILRILMLAATLLLVTYLVLETQYYVSMVILGAIIVGQIFALIKYLEHTNILLTRFLEAIRYSDFTGAFRNHGLGSNFDDLNAAFSDVIDKFKEERGKKEESIRYLETVVQHIGIGLVCFNGKGEVVLLNTAAKRLFKVATLRTLDSLKNISGSLYKTVKQQKGGNRSLIRVTIQNETLQLAMYATEFRMRDEAYKLVSFQNIHTELEEKEMEAWQNLTQVLAHEIMNSITPISSLSSTVKMLLEENMVPQENHVELNKETIEDVTDALTTISNRSQGLMRFVNSYRDFTQIPEPSYELFKVKEALERTASLMKTEAAKEDIEIIVEVDPQTLELTADPHLIEQILINLVKNAIRVLSDQEGGKIWMKGGIEESGKVIIQIQDNGPGVKKAMKEKIFIPFYTVGSNGKSKGSGIGLSLSRQIMRLHGGSLILNSETGKGSTFTMRF; encoded by the coding sequence ATGATAAAGAGCTTCCGATTTGGAATTATACTGCGCATCCTTATGCTGGCTGCAACGTTGTTGCTGGTTACCTATCTGGTGTTGGAAACACAGTACTATGTAAGTATGGTGATTTTGGGAGCCATCATCGTGGGGCAAATTTTTGCACTCATTAAGTATCTGGAGCATACTAATATTTTATTGACGCGCTTCTTAGAAGCTATCCGATATTCTGATTTCACTGGCGCATTTCGAAATCATGGGCTTGGGAGTAATTTTGATGACTTAAATGCAGCCTTTAGTGATGTCATCGATAAGTTCAAAGAAGAGCGAGGTAAAAAAGAGGAAAGCATTCGTTACCTGGAAACGGTGGTTCAGCATATTGGCATTGGTCTGGTTTGTTTTAATGGGAAAGGGGAAGTGGTATTGCTCAATACTGCTGCCAAGCGGTTGTTCAAAGTGGCTACCTTACGCACGCTGGATTCCTTAAAGAATATCTCGGGGTCGTTGTATAAAACTGTGAAACAGCAAAAAGGTGGCAACAGAAGCCTGATTCGGGTTACCATTCAAAATGAGACTCTTCAGCTCGCTATGTATGCTACCGAGTTCCGGATGAGAGATGAAGCCTATAAGTTGGTGTCTTTTCAGAATATTCACACAGAGCTGGAAGAGAAGGAGATGGAAGCCTGGCAGAATTTAACGCAGGTACTGGCTCATGAAATAATGAATTCCATCACTCCGATTTCTTCACTTTCCAGTACGGTAAAGATGTTGCTTGAAGAAAATATGGTACCTCAGGAGAATCATGTCGAACTGAATAAAGAGACCATCGAAGATGTAACGGACGCATTAACCACAATTAGTAACCGCAGTCAGGGATTGATGCGGTTTGTTAATTCCTATCGTGATTTTACCCAGATTCCTGAACCAAGCTATGAGTTATTTAAAGTGAAAGAAGCTTTGGAACGAACAGCCAGCCTGATGAAAACCGAGGCTGCTAAAGAGGATATTGAAATTATTGTGGAAGTAGATCCGCAAACCCTTGAGCTGACGGCAGACCCTCATTTGATAGAACAAATTTTGATTAATCTGGTGAAGAATGCTATTCGCGTTTTATCAGATCAGGAAGGAGGAAAAATCTGGATGAAAGGCGGGATTGAGGAGTCCGGGAAGGTGATTATACAGATTCAGGATAACGGTCCGGGAGTGAAGAAAGCCATGAAAGAGAAGATTTTCATCCCTTTTTATACCGTAGGAAGTAACGGAAAAAGTAAAGGTTCGGGGATTGGGCTGAGTCTTTCCCGGCAGATAATGAGGTTGCACGGGGGGAGCTTGATTTTGAATTCAGAAACCGGAAAAGGTTCGACCTTTACCATGCGGTTTTAA
- a CDS encoding sigma-54 dependent transcriptional regulator yields the protein MKKTGRILVVDDDTDVLNAARLYLKQHVEKVDVESNPKLIPALMKEYDYDAILLDMNFHEDVSSGEEGFYWLEKILEIDPAMAVVLITAYGDVEKAVQAVKTGASDFVLKPWQNEKLLATVTSAMNLSQSKRDTQKLRTQNAALKADMEQPYQNIIGKSRAMEQVFQTIEKVAKTAANVLITGENGTGKELVARALHRRSNRSENAFITVDMGALPESLFESELFGHEKGAFTDAKESRAGRFEIAHGGTLFLDEVGNIPLQLQPKLLSALQTHEIRRIGSNKTTKIDIRLICATNESLGEKVEKQEFRQDLLYRINTIEIKLPPLRERAEDIPLLAEHFLKQYRTKYKKEIAGVTEQALNHLKEYHWPGNIRELEHAVERAVIMTDEKQLQKGDFLLTSISGNDHKLPVSGLNLEEVEKTVIRKAMEKHSGNISHAAEELGLTRASLYRRLEKYGL from the coding sequence ATGAAAAAAACCGGACGAATACTTGTAGTTGATGATGATACCGATGTGCTGAATGCAGCGCGGTTATATCTGAAGCAACATGTTGAAAAAGTAGATGTGGAAAGCAATCCCAAGCTGATCCCTGCTTTGATGAAAGAGTATGATTATGATGCCATTCTTTTGGATATGAATTTCCATGAAGATGTGAGCAGCGGGGAAGAGGGGTTCTACTGGCTGGAAAAAATCCTGGAAATAGATCCGGCTATGGCGGTGGTTCTTATAACGGCTTATGGTGATGTTGAAAAAGCGGTGCAAGCGGTTAAAACCGGAGCGTCTGATTTCGTACTCAAGCCCTGGCAAAATGAAAAGCTGCTGGCTACTGTAACTTCGGCTATGAACCTGAGTCAGTCTAAAAGAGATACTCAAAAACTTCGCACCCAAAATGCGGCGCTCAAAGCAGATATGGAGCAGCCATATCAGAACATAATTGGGAAAAGCCGGGCCATGGAGCAGGTGTTTCAAACCATAGAGAAAGTTGCTAAAACGGCGGCCAATGTGTTGATTACAGGTGAGAATGGTACCGGAAAGGAATTGGTGGCCCGGGCTTTGCACAGGCGCTCCAACCGAAGTGAAAATGCCTTTATCACGGTTGATATGGGCGCTTTGCCGGAGAGTCTGTTTGAGAGTGAGTTATTTGGCCATGAAAAAGGGGCGTTTACTGATGCCAAGGAATCTCGTGCAGGTCGATTTGAGATAGCCCATGGGGGAACGCTTTTTTTGGATGAGGTTGGGAACATTCCACTTCAGCTTCAGCCTAAACTATTGTCTGCTTTACAAACACATGAGATTCGCAGAATCGGTTCAAACAAAACAACAAAAATTGATATACGGCTGATTTGCGCAACTAACGAAAGCTTGGGAGAAAAAGTAGAAAAACAAGAATTCCGGCAGGATCTGCTGTATCGCATAAACACCATTGAAATTAAACTGCCGCCTCTCAGAGAACGTGCTGAAGATATTCCGCTGTTGGCTGAGCATTTTCTGAAGCAATACAGAACCAAATACAAGAAAGAAATTGCCGGGGTTACTGAACAAGCATTGAATCATCTCAAAGAATATCATTGGCCTGGGAATATAAGGGAGCTCGAACATGCGGTTGAACGTGCTGTTATCATGACGGATGAGAAGCAGCTTCAGAAGGGGGATTTCCTGCTGACTTCAATTTCCGGCAATGATCATAAACTGCCGGTTTCCGGGTTGAATCTGGAAGAAGTCGAAAAAACCGTTATCCGAAAAGCAATGGAGAAGCATAGCGGGAATATCTCACACGCTGCCGAGGAACTTGGTTTGACAAGGGCCTCTCTGTATCGAAGGCTGGAGAAATATGGATTGTAG